The Phormidium yuhuli AB48 DNA window CTAAATGATGTTGTCCCCCGACAATCCCCAACATTAACGACCCTGTATTGATGCCAATACCAATCTTAAGGGGGGGACGCTCTGGACGTTGGCGGGTGGTATTGTAATCATTGAGACGCTCCAACATAGCGATTCCTGCTCGAACAGCATCATCAGCCCCCCCACCAAACAAGGCCATAATCGCATCACCAATATACTTATCAATAAAGCCATTATTCTCAGAAATCATCGGCTCCATTCGAGATAAATAAGCATTGATGAACTTAAAATTGTCCTCCAAGATCATCGTTTCTGACAAACTTGTAAAATTGCGAATATCAGCAAAGAGAATCGACATTTCTTTCTCAACCGCCTCCCCCAGTTGCACATCAACCAAACTCTCATAGCCCAAAAATGAGAGAAATTCATGGGGCACAAAGCGAGCTGCTGCATCCGTCAACTGAAGCTCCATATTCAGAGCCCGATCTAACTCCTGGTTAACCTCAAATAGCTCACGGGTAACCTGTTCCCGAGCGGCATCGGCCTGGCGACGGGCCGTAATGTCCTGAAATGCCACCACGGCAAAGGTCACTGTTCCCTCAGGACTCAAAATTGGCGTCCCCCACATTTCCAAAGGAATGCGACCCTGTTGCACTTGAACATCCAGGGTATATCTCTTGGAGGAATGACCCGCCAAGGCTCGGAAGGCGGGCGTGTTGTCAGGAGGGAAGAGTTCTTCAGTACCAGCAATATAGGCCGGAGCCGCCTTACGCCGTGCATCGCAACTCCCAGGAATCCCAGCGTCCCCGAACAGCGCATTGGCCATGACATTAACATAATGAACACTGCCATCGGGATTAAGAACGCAGATCCCTAGGGGTAACGCCTCTAAAAACTGTAATAGCCGGCGATCGCTCTCATATTCTCCTTGCCGAAGTCGCGAGGTGGCCCCACGCCAGTGATTTAGAATGATAACCATGATCACTGCAAGCACTGGAAACCATCCCCACCCTTGCAATAGCAGCCTACTCAAGACCATCGGCTAACTCCCGATTCAAATGTAGGTTCTCCCCTAACCCCACCTGGGGTAGGGGGCCAAACTAGGATTTCAAAGCCACCCTGAGAGTCTAGAAAGACTAAAGCGACCATGACCAACAGCCTTGACACAACACGATCTCGCCAGTGATGCCGTTTTATCTACCCTACTACTATATCTACCGCTGAGTTCTCTGGCCAGCCTCAGCCGCCATAACGTTCCGGCTAAGCACCTGTCGGCCATGACTGGCTGAGGGAACCAGGCTGCACCCGCTCCAATCCTAGACATTTGAGCCTGAGTCTTCCTCAACAATTGCCGTGCGATCCAGTAATAAGAGGTTTCGTAAGTGGTCCGTATCCAAATCGGCCAACCAAGACTCTCCAGAACTCACCACTTGTTCTGCCAGAGCCTGTTTACTTTCAATCAAATCGTGAATTTTTTCCTCTAAGGTTCCCTGACTGACAAATTTATGAACCTGAACATTGCGTGTTTGACCAATGCGAAAGACGCGATCGGTCGCTTGATTTTCCACCGCCGGATTCCACCAGCGATCGACATGAAACACATGATTGGCTCGGGTCAGATTTAAGCCAGTTCCTCCCGCTTTAAGGGAGAGAATAAAAACACGGGGACCTTGGGGGTCTTCTTGGAATCGTTCCACCATCTCCTCCCGCTGATGTTTGCGGGTGGCACCATACAGAAATAAAACATCACTCCCCAGCCGTCGCTCCAAATGAGTTTTTAGAACCTTGCCCCATTCAGAAAATTGAGTAAAAATTAACGCGCGATCGCCCTCAGCAATCAGTTCATCCAGGAGTTCTTCCAAACGCTGCATCTTCCCAGAATCTTGAGTCATACGCTTGAGAATATCCTGCTTATTTTTCTGGGTTTTGAGTCCCAATAGCTGAGGATGATTACAGACCTGTTTGAGTTGGGTCAGTAGGCCCAACACCAAGCCCCGTCGCTGAATTCCATCTGCGGCGTCGATGGCCCCTAGAGAGTCCTGAACCAAAGCTTGATATCGCTCGGCTTGTTTCGGAGTTAACGGACAAAACTCCGTCATCTCCTGTTTTTCCGGTAAATCCTGAATAATATCTTTGTCCGTTTTTAAGCGGCGAAGAATAAACGGCTGCACGAGCGATCGCAAGGTTTTCAACGAGTCCGTATCCCCATAACGCTCAATGGGAATCGCGAAGCGCCGTTTAAAAAAGCCTGAATTGCCCAAATAACCAGGATTCAAAAAATCTAAAATTGACCAAAGTTCTGAGAGGCGATTCTCAACCGGAGTCCCCGTTAATGCGATGCGAAACTCACTAGCCAGTTGACGCACTGCCTGGGATTGCTTCGCTTGATGATTCTTAATATTTTGAGCCTCATCTAAGACCAGGACTCGCCAGTTGATGCCCTGTAGGGTCTTGAGATCTCGATAGACCAGAGCATAGCTGGTAATGAGTAAATCATGGTCCTTGGCCACCTGATGTAACCGCTTGCCTTTGGCTCGTTTAGCCCCATGATGGACTTGCACAGAGAGGGAGGAGCCAAACTTCTTGACTTCCCGCTCCCAGTTACCCAACACTGACGTGGGACAAACCAATAACACCGGGGCATTGAGCGCCCCTTGTTCCTGCAAATACTGTAAAAAGGCGATGGTTTGGATGGTTTTGCCCAACCCCATATCATCCGCTAAACAGGCCCCCAAGCCCCAACGCTCCAGAAACGCCAACCAGCCCACCCCCCGGGATTGATAGGGGCGCAATTCCCCAGCAAAGCCAGAAGGAGCTGCCAAGGGTTCCAAGTGGCGTTTTCCCGTCAGGGTGTCCATCAACTCCTGCATCACCCCACTGGCTTCAAACTGCACCACTGGCAGTTTCCCCAGAGTTTGAGTGTCCCCCATACTAATGCGCAGAGCATCTTCCAAAGACAGGGCCAAGTCTCCCTGACGAGTATTAAAAAACTCCTGAGCCGCCCGCACATCCGCCACCCGTAACTCCACCCATTCCCCATCCACATCTACCAGAGGACTTCCCTGAGTGGTCAGATGGTCAAATTCAGCTTTGGAAATGGTTTTTCCCCCTAGGCTCAGCTCCCATTGGAAGTTGAGAAGTCCCTGAAGTCCCAAACTTTCCCCCGGTTTGGGAGCTTCCACTCGTACCTGTAGGCCCATACGCCCTGAGGGGCCATCTAGACTCTCTAAACTCGGGGGTAGAATGACCCCAAGGCCCGTTTCTTGTAATCGCCAACGCACGGTTTTGAGAAACTCATAGGCTTGAATCGCATCAAGAGAGCAGCGTTCCGGGCGAGAGGTTTCGAGGCTTCCTTCTAGGGTGGGATAGAGCCGTGAGGCTAAGCCAAGACCACTGAGTAGGGTTTCTTGAGGGCGGTTAATCCTATGACCTTCCAAACTGAGGCGATCAACCGGGTGAGTCCAGATGGTGGCAGCGGGAACGGTAAAACTGGGGTCGTACACCGCTTGCAGGAGAAATTCCAAAGACCAAGTGTTCTCCCCTGAGCCGGGGGGGTCAAGACGTAAAGCGGTGCGAAATTGGTTTTGTCCCAATAGGGCCGACTCTACTGGGGCTAGCCAAGCGTTGAGGGTACTGGCTAGGGGTTCTGCTTGTTTGAGACTGAGATTAAGATGGGGCTGAGAACCCGTCAGTCCTGTCAACCATTCTTTTAAGAAAGGGGGAACAGGGGTCTCCTCAAGAGGGGGACACATGTGCCGGACTTGGCAA harbors:
- a CDS encoding adenylate/guanylate cyclase domain-containing protein — protein: MVIILNHWRGATSRLRQGEYESDRRLLQFLEALPLGICVLNPDGSVHYVNVMANALFGDAGIPGSCDARRKAAPAYIAGTEELFPPDNTPAFRALAGHSSKRYTLDVQVQQGRIPLEMWGTPILSPEGTVTFAVVAFQDITARRQADAAREQVTRELFEVNQELDRALNMELQLTDAAARFVPHEFLSFLGYESLVDVQLGEAVEKEMSILFADIRNFTSLSETMILEDNFKFINAYLSRMEPMISENNGFIDKYIGDAIMALFGGGADDAVRAGIAMLERLNDYNTTRQRPERPPLKIGIGINTGSLMLGIVGGQHHLDTTVISDAVNLASRIEGLTKIYGTPLLISHDTFLQLEDTNRYLIRLIDRVSVHGKSEKVSVFEVFDADPPDIRNAKLKERTHFEKAVLLYHVQHYSEAKILFEHCLHNIQEDRPCEIYLERCAQFEKFPWGSENDPKTLL
- a CDS encoding DEAD/DEAH box helicase; translated protein: MAVLHGSWLLDNNSFFLWGETWRRLAPDAIAPSEDIAEHPFALNPDDLHQYLRQQQLNLSPDCPSQIQRLQLPSQNDDSGLRPVYSAGPSLDEMSLSLQPWRVPGLELSPQQALTLLRQLPLTVAEADSGSGQRWLGPDLRLWQHLSRWSLDLLARGKFVPGVVLRADGRLEARWQLLLDSPRDSDRLYRFSQRFPEACRAVAPESDPTATAANPPSPQILIRSFLSAIVDCQVRHMCPPLEETPVPPFLKEWLTGLTGSQPHLNLSLKQAEPLASTLNAWLAPVESALLGQNQFRTALRLDPPGSGENTWSLEFLLQAVYDPSFTVPAATIWTHPVDRLSLEGHRINRPQETLLSGLGLASRLYPTLEGSLETSRPERCSLDAIQAYEFLKTVRWRLQETGLGVILPPSLESLDGPSGRMGLQVRVEAPKPGESLGLQGLLNFQWELSLGGKTISKAEFDHLTTQGSPLVDVDGEWVELRVADVRAAQEFFNTRQGDLALSLEDALRISMGDTQTLGKLPVVQFEASGVMQELMDTLTGKRHLEPLAAPSGFAGELRPYQSRGVGWLAFLERWGLGACLADDMGLGKTIQTIAFLQYLQEQGALNAPVLLVCPTSVLGNWEREVKKFGSSLSVQVHHGAKRAKGKRLHQVAKDHDLLITSYALVYRDLKTLQGINWRVLVLDEAQNIKNHQAKQSQAVRQLASEFRIALTGTPVENRLSELWSILDFLNPGYLGNSGFFKRRFAIPIERYGDTDSLKTLRSLVQPFILRRLKTDKDIIQDLPEKQEMTEFCPLTPKQAERYQALVQDSLGAIDAADGIQRRGLVLGLLTQLKQVCNHPQLLGLKTQKNKQDILKRMTQDSGKMQRLEELLDELIAEGDRALIFTQFSEWGKVLKTHLERRLGSDVLFLYGATRKHQREEMVERFQEDPQGPRVFILSLKAGGTGLNLTRANHVFHVDRWWNPAVENQATDRVFRIGQTRNVQVHKFVSQGTLEEKIHDLIESKQALAEQVVSSGESWLADLDTDHLRNLLLLDRTAIVEEDSGSNV